A window of the Tiliqua scincoides isolate rTilSci1 chromosome 5, rTilSci1.hap2, whole genome shotgun sequence genome harbors these coding sequences:
- the INSIG1 gene encoding insulin-induced gene 1 protein, with amino-acid sequence MEQNLMEKTVPRLEDHTWSCSCTVRGRHKTPLGGTATGLAVKVGEMLSSSVSGSPLMLVGHRARNLSGSSLSSGSSSNLNLSKDVVQRSLVLFTVGTFLALVLNLLQIQRNVTLFPEEVMSTIFSSAWWVPPCCGTAAAVIGLLYPCIDSHLGEPHKFKREWASVMRCIAVFVGINHASAKLDFANNVQLSLTLAALSLGLWWTFDRSRSGLGLGITIAFVATLITQFLVYNGVYQYTSPDFLYIRSWLPCIFFSGGVTVGNIGRQLAMGVPEKPHSD; translated from the exons ATGGAGCAG AACCTAATGGAGAAAACAGTTCCCAGACTGGAGGATCATACTTGGAGTTGTTCCTGTACTGTGAGGGGAAGGCATAAGACACCCTTAGGTGGAACTGCTACAGGGCTGGCTGTCAAGGTGGGCGAAATGTTGAGCTCTTCTGTCTCAGGCTCTCCCCTCATGCTAGTGGGCCATAGAGCACGGAACTTGAGTGGCTCCAGCCTCAGCAGTGGCTCCAGCAGCAACCTGAACTTGAGCAAGGACGTAGTGCAGCGGAGTCTAGTGCTCTTCACTGTTGGCACTTTCCTGGCACTGGTGCTGAACTTGCTGCAAATCCAGAGGAATGTAACCCTCTTTCCTGAGGAAGTCATGTCTACAATCTTCTCCTCTGCTTGGTGGGTGCCCCCTTGCTGTGGGACAGCAGCAG CTGTTATTGGCCTGCTGTATCCCTGTATTGACAGTCACCTTGGTGAACCTCACAAATTCAAGCGGGAATGGGCCAGTGTAATGAGATGTATAGCAGTCTTCGTTGGCATTAACCATGCAAGTGCT AAATTGGATTTTGCCAACAATGTTCAGCTCTCCTTGACATTAGCAGCTTTGTCATTGGGCCTCTGGTGGACATTTGATCGTTCAAGAAGTGGGCTTGGACTTGGAATTACAATAGCTTTTGTAGCTACTCTGATAACCCAGTTTCTTGTCTATAATGGAGTTTATCA ATATACATCTCCCGATTTCCTTTACATTCGGTCTTGGCTGCCATGTATATTTTTCTCAGGAGGTGTGACTGTAGGAAATATAGGGCGGCAACTGGCAATG GGTGTTCCTGAAAAGCCGCACAGTGACTAA